In Chitinophaga nivalis, a single genomic region encodes these proteins:
- a CDS encoding cysteine hydrolase family protein: MQHNHPTALLVMDVQNAILQRIEDTTTFVQKVAQAIAHARAENIPVIYVVVAFRADAPEISDRNKSFAAFHNKAMWTPAFAAQWAQIHPDLQPENGDIIVIKRRYSAFTGSDLEVILRAKGIQHLVLTGVSTSGVVLSTVREAADKDYELTVIADCCADRDAEVQQVLTTKVFPVQATVTDLATWIR, translated from the coding sequence ATGCAACACAACCACCCAACAGCTTTGCTGGTAATGGATGTACAAAATGCCATTTTACAGCGTATCGAAGATACCACCACCTTTGTACAAAAGGTGGCACAGGCCATTGCCCATGCGCGGGCGGAAAACATCCCGGTCATTTATGTAGTGGTGGCTTTCCGCGCGGATGCACCGGAAATCAGCGATCGCAATAAAAGCTTTGCAGCCTTCCACAACAAAGCCATGTGGACACCCGCATTCGCGGCCCAATGGGCACAGATTCATCCGGACCTGCAACCGGAAAACGGCGATATTATTGTTATCAAACGCCGGTACAGCGCTTTCACCGGCAGCGACCTGGAAGTAATCCTGCGCGCAAAAGGGATACAGCACCTGGTGCTGACCGGCGTCAGTACTTCTGGCGTAGTATTATCCACCGTTCGGGAAGCTGCCGACAAAGACTATGAACTCACCGTCATTGCCGATTGCTGTGCCGACAGAGACGCCGAAGTACAACAGGTATTAACCACCAAAGTATTTCCGGTACAGGCCACGGTAACAGATCTGGCTACCTGGATCAGATAA